Part of the Deltaproteobacteria bacterium genome, AAAATAGAAATGCATTTCCTGCCTGATGTTTATGTGACCTGCGATGTCTGTCAAGGAAGCCGCTACAACCGGGACACCCTGGAAATCCTTTATAAAGGGATGAACATCGCCCAGGTCTTAGACCTGACGGTGGATCAGGCCTTGAGCGTTTTTGAGGCCATTCCCGCTCTACGGGAAAAATTGGAAACCTTAAGTCAGGTGGGGTTAGGCTATATCCGCCTGGGACAACCGGCCACCACCCTTTCCGGGGGAGAGGCCCAGCGAATCAAATTATCCAGGGAATTGAGTAAAAGATCGACCGGAAAGACCCTCTATATCTTAGACGAACCCACCACCGGCCTGCATTTCTCCGATATCCAAAAGTTATTGGAAGTCCTTAATCGTCTGGTGGAAATGGGTAATACGGTGGTCGTCATTGAACACAATTTGGATGTGATCAAGACCGCCGATTATATCATTGACCTGGGGCCGGAGGGCGGCGATGAAGGGGGACAGGTGATCGGCATGGGAACACCGGAAGATATGGCCGGGAATTCCAGGTCCTATACCGGTCAATTTTTGAAGCAAGTCCTTGAAAATAAAAAGGGGCTTAACGGGCGAAACCCTGTAAATTAAGGTTTTTTACTACCCAAACGATAGGCCAATCTGTCTAATTTAACAGTAAAATCAATATGATGAACGACAACTCCTTCCGGGACATGCAATTGGGCCGGGGAAAAATTTAAAATGCCCCGAATAGGGGTATTTACGATCAAGTTGGCCACATCCTGGGCTTTACTGGCCGGAGTGGCGATCACCGCAATTTCTATCTCACGCTCCAGGGCAATTTTCCCGAGGTCCGACATGGGGGAGATGGCAAACCCCTGGGGTAACATCCGGCCGACCTTCATGGGGTCGATATCAAAAGCGGCCACAAAATGATAGCCCTGCCTGGGAAAATTACTATGGGCGATCAGGGCATACCCCAGGTTACCCATCCCGATAAGACCTAAATGCCATTTTTTATTCAAGCCCAGGATTTTTTTAATTTCAAAAAGAAGTTCCTTGATCACATAGCCGACCCCGCGGACGCCAAATTCCCCGAAGTAGGCTAAATCTTTACGGATTTGAGCGGAATTGACCTCACAATACTGGGCTAATTTTTCGGAAGAGATTACATTAACTTCCTGTTGGTCCAACTCTTCCAAGGCCCGTGAATAACGAGACAAACGGGTGATGGTAGCAGTTGGTATCTTCGGAAATTTCAAAGTTAACCTCTTAAAATTCTTGTGAAGTATAGCACATGTTGTCTTAAAAAAGATGGTCTGTTGGCTAAAAGCCAACAGACCATCTTTAAAAATTACATCGGCAGACCGATCATCTTTGCAATCGGTGTAGCCATCGGATAAGCATACAGCAAGATCAAAGAAACAACCAGGGCATAAATACAAAGGGACTCGATCATGGCCAAACCGATCAGCATGGTCACCGTGATCTTCCCGGAAGCCTCAGGATTCCGGGCTACCCCCTCCACAGCGCTCTTTAATCCCAAGCCTTGGCCGATACCCGTTCCCAGGGCGGCAATTGCGATGCCCAACCCAGCGGCCAGGACCACGCCATAATAGACGTTTAGACCGGCAGCAGCCACTTGGGGATTGGTTTCAGCAAAGGCTATAGCCACCATGCCGAGCAGGGAGGCCATTGTCAATAGAGCTACTCTTTTTACCATTTAACCATCCTCCTTTCTATAAATAAAGATTCGCCTTCTTCCCAAATTTAAAACAAGATACTCGATCTTTGATACCGGATGCTGGATAGGTTTGAGGCCTTGTCTTCTAATCAAAAATTCCCCAATCCGCAATCCGAAATCCGCAATAGTTAGTGCCCTTCCTCCATGGACCCGGCAATATACATCATAGACAACAAGGCAAAAATAAAGGCCTGGACAAAGCTGGTGAAGACCGCCAGAAACATCATCGGTAAAGGGGCCAGAAACTTGCCGGCCAGCAAAAGCAGGATGGCCAGAACCAGGTCCTCACCCATGATGTTCCCGAACAATCGAAGGGTCAGGGAAAGCACCCGGGAGAGATGGCCTATGATTTCAATTGGAAGCATTAAAGGGGCCATCCACCAGATGGGCCCCAGGAAATGTTTGATATATTTAAAACCATGAAATTTAATACCGACAATGTGGGTAGTAAAAAAAACAATCAGGGCACAGGCCAGGGTAGTATTGATGCTGGCCGTCGGCGAATAGAACCCCGGGATCAAGCCCATAACGTTGGAAAAGAAAATAAAAAGTCCCAAGGTTGCGATGAGGGGGAACATGGAGCGTCCATGTTCTCCCATGACCTCTACCTGGAAATTTTCAATTCCGGAAATAACCACTTCAAAGAAATTCTGCCCCCCTTCCGGGATCATCTTGACCGACCGTACGGCCAGAAGGGCAAAGACAATCAAAAGCACCATGATCAACCAGGTATAGGTAACATGGGGATAGGTATGGGCAAAATGGCCCAAACCGATGGATTCAAACAGTTTGGTTATAAAAAAAATCGGGTGTTCCATAGAACTAATTGGCCTCCTTAAAAAGGATTTTCCTCATTTCATTACAACCCACAAGGGTCAAGTTGATTACCACCACCGACAACCCGATTACCAGTCCCAGGGGATCGACCATCTTTTTGGCAATCAATAAATACAA contains:
- the atpB gene encoding F0F1 ATP synthase subunit A, which translates into the protein MEHPIFFITKLFESIGLGHFAHTYPHVTYTWLIMVLLIVFALLAVRSVKMIPEGGQNFFEVVISGIENFQVEVMGEHGRSMFPLIATLGLFIFFSNVMGLIPGFYSPTASINTTLACALIVFFTTHIVGIKFHGFKYIKHFLGPIWWMAPLMLPIEIIGHLSRVLSLTLRLFGNIMGEDLVLAILLLLAGKFLAPLPMMFLAVFTSFVQAFIFALLSMMYIAGSMEEGH
- a CDS encoding redox-sensing transcriptional repressor Rex — translated: MKFPKIPTATITRLSRYSRALEELDQQEVNVISSEKLAQYCEVNSAQIRKDLAYFGEFGVRGVGYVIKELLFEIKKILGLNKKWHLGLIGMGNLGYALIAHSNFPRQGYHFVAAFDIDPMKVGRMLPQGFAISPMSDLGKIALEREIEIAVIATPASKAQDVANLIVNTPIRGILNFSPAQLHVPEGVVVHHIDFTVKLDRLAYRLGSKKP
- the atpE gene encoding ATP synthase F0 subunit C — encoded protein: MVKRVALLTMASLLGMVAIAFAETNPQVAAAGLNVYYGVVLAAGLGIAIAALGTGIGQGLGLKSAVEGVARNPEASGKITVTMLIGLAMIESLCIYALVVSLILLYAYPMATPIAKMIGLPM